From a region of the Listeria monocytogenes ATCC 19117 genome:
- a CDS encoding ATP-binding protein, with amino-acid sequence MKIWNSIVGKIWSTIILLLIGILVISGFLVAMIYEKNNITQITNELEDKTASIITVMQENNEVISAENNNDSALILLDDTMGVIIEQNGKSVYQSQSPDTISSASANKLIQDKTLDKALEKDNSVTMKYNFKTEKSSLPVEISAQKFKLANGETGVVYVYQSYHDILKVNEKTMSTLIISGIIAIVITSILSFVFSSRMAFPLREMKKIAIAVSKGNFDNRVPTYTHDEIGELGVAFNDMAKQLKYNVSALRQEKEQLSNILVGMADGVIKFSVDKTIILSNPPAEEFLHNWFFSPENTEKVLIPVALNELLNDTLEKKESQVGEITFADHTYVAILTLLYTGEHVRSVVAVIRDMTEEKQLEKMKSDFVNNVSHELRTPISMLQGYSEAIIDGVAQSDEEVREFAQIIYDESLRIGRLVNDMLDLARMEAGFNQMDNQKLPLAPLLRKVISNFDVLAKENYVELGLELETPDLEYSYDPDRMEQVLINLIMNAIRHTGKEGYDGKVILKQTIDEARSNLVITVSDNGSGIAEEDIPYLFERFYKVDKARKRGKAVGTGIGLAIVKNIVEAHNGKISVESELGKGSDFIITLPLYK; translated from the coding sequence ATGAAGATTTGGAATAGTATTGTTGGGAAAATTTGGAGTACCATTATTCTCTTACTGATAGGGATTTTAGTTATTTCTGGATTTTTAGTTGCAATGATTTATGAAAAAAATAACATTACTCAAATAACAAATGAATTAGAAGACAAAACAGCTAGTATCATCACTGTAATGCAAGAAAATAATGAAGTAATCTCTGCTGAAAATAATAATGATTCTGCACTGATACTACTTGATGATACGATGGGCGTCATTATCGAACAAAATGGAAAAAGCGTCTATCAATCACAGTCACCAGATACCATTTCTAGTGCATCTGCTAATAAATTAATTCAAGATAAGACACTAGATAAAGCTTTAGAAAAAGATAATAGTGTAACGATGAAATATAATTTTAAAACAGAAAAAAGCTCCTTACCGGTTGAAATTTCTGCACAGAAATTCAAACTAGCGAACGGTGAAACTGGTGTTGTTTACGTTTATCAGTCTTACCATGATATTCTAAAAGTGAACGAAAAAACGATGAGTACTTTGATTATTTCGGGTATTATTGCGATAGTCATCACGTCTATCTTATCTTTCGTCTTTTCTTCTCGCATGGCTTTCCCGCTTCGTGAAATGAAAAAAATTGCGATTGCTGTTTCTAAAGGGAACTTTGATAATCGCGTACCAACTTATACGCATGATGAAATTGGTGAACTCGGAGTAGCTTTTAACGATATGGCAAAGCAATTGAAGTATAATGTTAGCGCCCTTAGGCAAGAAAAGGAACAGCTATCCAATATTTTAGTTGGGATGGCTGATGGTGTTATTAAATTTAGTGTGGATAAAACGATCATTCTTAGTAATCCGCCGGCAGAAGAATTTTTACATAATTGGTTCTTCTCACCTGAAAATACCGAAAAAGTGCTCATTCCAGTGGCTTTAAATGAATTATTGAATGATACGTTAGAAAAGAAAGAATCTCAAGTCGGAGAAATTACGTTTGCTGACCATACGTATGTTGCCATTTTAACACTTTTGTATACAGGGGAACATGTGCGTAGTGTCGTTGCGGTTATTCGCGATATGACCGAAGAGAAACAACTTGAAAAAATGAAAAGCGATTTTGTTAATAATGTTTCGCATGAACTTAGAACGCCGATTTCGATGTTACAAGGTTATAGTGAAGCGATTATTGACGGGGTTGCTCAGTCGGATGAAGAAGTGCGGGAGTTTGCACAAATTATTTACGATGAATCCCTTCGTATTGGGCGTTTGGTTAATGATATGCTAGACCTTGCTAGAATGGAAGCTGGTTTTAATCAAATGGATAATCAAAAATTACCGCTCGCTCCATTGCTGCGAAAAGTTATTTCTAATTTTGACGTTCTTGCGAAAGAGAATTATGTGGAACTCGGCTTAGAGCTTGAAACTCCCGATTTAGAGTATTCCTATGACCCCGACCGGATGGAGCAAGTATTAATTAATTTAATTATGAATGCTATTCGTCATACTGGAAAAGAAGGCTATGATGGAAAAGTAATTTTAAAACAAACCATTGATGAAGCTAGAAGCAATCTTGTAATCACAGTATCTGACAACGGTAGTGGGATTGCGGAAGAAGACATCCCATATCTGTTTGAGCGTTTTTATAAAGTGGATAAAGCAAGGAAACGCGGAAAAGCAGTTGGAACAGGTATTGGTCTTGCAATCGTTAAGAATATTGTAGAAGCACATAATGGGAAAATTTCGGTTGAAAGCGAATTAGGTAAAGGATCTGATTTTATTATCACTTTGCCTCTCTATAAATAG
- a CDS encoding response regulator transcription factor: protein MSEQVRVLVVDDEDRIRRLLKMYLERENYRIEEASDGDQALSMALNNNYEVILLDLMMPGKDGIEVCRELREFKSTPVVMLTAKGEEANRVQGFEVGADDYIVKPFSPREVVLRVKAVLRRAKQSSEESAGGTPGDIITFPHLKIDNEAHRVIVDGKEIGLTPKEYDLLYYLARSPDKVFDRESLLKEVWRYEFFGDLRTIDTHVKRLREKLHDVSEDAARMIVTVWGLGYKFEVPED from the coding sequence TTAAGATGTATCTTGAAAGAGAAAACTATCGTATTGAAGAAGCTAGTGATGGTGATCAAGCATTAAGCATGGCGCTGAACAATAATTATGAAGTAATCCTACTTGATTTAATGATGCCTGGTAAAGATGGCATCGAAGTTTGTCGTGAACTGAGAGAGTTTAAATCCACACCTGTTGTCATGTTGACTGCAAAAGGAGAGGAAGCTAACCGAGTACAAGGCTTTGAAGTTGGTGCAGATGATTACATCGTAAAACCATTTAGCCCAAGAGAAGTTGTGCTTCGCGTGAAAGCTGTTCTTCGTCGTGCCAAACAATCCTCAGAAGAATCAGCAGGAGGAACACCGGGAGACATTATTACCTTCCCACATTTGAAAATTGATAACGAAGCTCACCGTGTTATTGTCGACGGAAAAGAAATCGGTTTGACACCGAAAGAATATGACTTGCTTTATTATTTAGCGAGATCTCCGGATAAAGTATTCGACCGCGAGTCTCTTTTAAAAGAAGTATGGCGTTATGAATTCTTTGGCGATTTGCGAACAATTGATACACACGTTAAAAGGCTTCGCGAAAAATTGCATGATGTATCAGAAGACGCCGCTAGAATGATTGTAACAGTTTGGGGTCTTGGATATAAATTTGAAGTTCCAGAAGATTAA
- a CDS encoding acyl-CoA thioesterase — translation MEKRQTKFCKESLVIKTSRVFPSDTNNHNTLFGGRLMTYIDDTASISASRHCRTEIVTASTDSVDFLKPIKNDHSVCLESYVASTGRSSMEIFVKIIAENLKTGERYLAATSFLTFVALDADGKTVEVPLVKPETEEQKRIHAGAEARSIARKIRLKENQSLAESLSTDIPW, via the coding sequence ATGGAAAAAAGACAAACAAAATTTTGCAAAGAATCACTAGTAATTAAAACAAGCCGGGTTTTCCCGTCGGACACGAATAATCATAATACCCTTTTTGGCGGTAGATTGATGACTTATATTGATGATACGGCTTCTATCAGTGCCTCTCGTCATTGTCGTACGGAAATTGTCACTGCATCGACAGACTCAGTGGATTTCTTAAAACCGATTAAAAATGATCACTCTGTTTGCTTAGAGTCTTATGTAGCTTCAACGGGCAGAAGTTCAATGGAAATCTTCGTTAAAATTATTGCGGAGAATTTGAAAACAGGAGAACGTTACTTAGCGGCGACATCCTTTTTAACATTTGTAGCGTTGGATGCAGATGGTAAAACTGTAGAAGTGCCACTCGTTAAACCAGAAACAGAAGAACAAAAAAGAATCCACGCGGGTGCTGAGGCAAGAAGCATTGCTCGTAAAATTCGTTTAAAAGAAAACCAATCATTAGCGGAATCATTATCAACAGATATTCCATGGTGA
- a CDS encoding bacterial Ig-like domain-containing protein, with protein sequence MIKSLYIRRSLMMLITSLLVVSQLNLTVFQAFAEEKGEEPLSYEVQEELSKDKKKAKLKIKATSNNNQVEILSIETPDGNKIEGKEAEYTAEKNGDVNFIISYKENIEGKETEIKTFKASYEVKNLIIEKEEANQSKDSVKQNETKAPLKNNQLKSGNDATVTLNIPAYDGTAWANGDIKDVNVTVDFSNSTSTSKEVEFTLPDGMRFVSIPVPSSFQVPTGVDSGVINRLSAGDPIGTAITSVTIPNKETTYDKATFGTVNYKLTPGTEKVSFNFSVRVDANKYYGATDLKAPIKVEAFVGDNKMAIASEEKAIRAEGNKVVGYANQTHVSTMFRNWYKSFRTPDVLASTDDEDSYAYTKSYSVVNGMNQVDERGTNIFSPKNVSTTLYYPEGMEYVGVVNEKYALLNENANTTITHYPEENKVVFDFKQQNFKGVTDTVYAIKYKIPKGTPAGTYTAPKVPHAVITTYDDKVFESDALTNNSTDLTTKATLDACRVVDSTENKMALIVGNKNINPDNETWAGNVRINNKDTAGTKTNQVFQIEFDSNWEASIVNIPFDGNRKDNDITNIQYKTNFDDTYQTYNGNLPKNSMKNIAILEADAVGLQPGEYFTEVKANVGDFSTGYTSYSESGGFGEESTNSYGIVKPGISSVQFKVSIWDEADEVNTKVSGTSVYSVADNITTAANGTANFYNEQGQVIKTAGAGDKFTTKATLVLFNYPYGTRTVLNDPEVYLRQLDGTKILPSSIKLTDQDGEEIEFSIKIETAKNGEKVYVLKTKDATVGRYVGYPSKHKFLNISYDTTIDVTLDKSLHTDIQQLLAWGGPNVKVATAANTFMDTGLDVNQNGIENERLLSANSSTLSVPKQDAVTVETFLNLAGEGAKASYVEGDDSTVSYFTPGTEADYTVRVTNTSTGIASAFELYIPIPKTGQNFGSKFQTETFKWDMKLNDAVQLTDEQKAQFDISYATEANKNNYESESVYSAVPSDYGKVNMVRIKVKTKIDPGETQTIKVPLKVDETFNSATEGNKISERDVYNPYYRVTTNAYSGTLPGTKVGAELIILEASGFLFQDKDANGLYEKAQGDTALANETVELYKWNENTSNYEPFLKNGEPVSVKTNADGKYTFNYNLNLSYGKYAVKFPERAGNQFTLKQVGQDNTINSTVSNKGTDKGWVKEIDPAQPVSQNINAGYMEYAPDNDLKVNLSAKIVQAGKSLKVTLPKVRATSGEAVEDTIEPSFFHNIQAITDGYKWTSNDTTLATTQTANDGSGIIVGISAGNKAIATTDIGITIKDIFDTEKKSTAPVYITEPSATIDQKEGLILGAMNFSLEYKDSNKLTETEAITLAKTASFEEVKTGVLSTAQDCTSSVKVDAKQLKAIQEGSNQGGTYPLTYQVAKNGKTAEVVIQVKVEKDLTTVNVHDSILYLGDTWTATDNFDSALNKVGETVPFGDIQVEGSVDTNTAGIYSVTYTYKGVSKKAKIEVKENLTEINAHDSTIYTGDTWRAGDNFDSGLDKDGNALSLKDLTVIGTVNTNLAGVYTITYKYEDTVSSITVTVKENKKGINGHDSSIYVGEAWTAADNFDNAVDKDGKPVSFADIKVKEEPKVDVNKAGRYQITYNYDGASTTVTLTVKEIKTAINAHDSILYIDDNWSAKDNFDSARDKDGNIVSFNDVQVLGTVDTSQAGTYPITYVYAGITKTIQVIVKHPKTAVRAHDSVIYVGDNWKAQDNWDNTLDKAGQKVKWKDITVKENPAVDVTKPGVYEVTYSYDGISATINVTVKPRKTTVKIHDSSFYAGNSWNAKDNFDYATNKAGEKVAFKDITVAGKVDSKTPGTYEISYVYDGVKAVAKVTVLKNHSILMVKDRVIKVGEKWNAKDSFIQATRRDGKNIPFSQVKVQGKVNLNKAGKYQVIYSVDPNEGTEDAGKQMLSVTATIQVENRGDAGLQDNEPRSVKDNNQRAANSNDIKLIPKTGDQTNQWVLWAGLCLTGLAMLLWGFALRRRKVK encoded by the coding sequence ATGATAAAATCGTTGTACATACGTCGTTCCTTGATGATGCTAATAACAAGTTTACTAGTAGTAAGTCAACTAAATTTAACGGTTTTTCAAGCATTTGCAGAAGAAAAAGGCGAAGAACCACTTTCTTATGAAGTTCAAGAAGAGCTTTCAAAAGATAAAAAGAAAGCAAAGCTTAAAATTAAAGCAACATCTAATAATAATCAAGTTGAAATTCTAAGTATTGAAACACCAGACGGTAATAAAATTGAGGGAAAAGAAGCCGAGTACACGGCTGAAAAAAATGGTGATGTTAATTTTATTATTAGCTATAAAGAAAACATAGAAGGAAAAGAAACAGAGATTAAAACATTTAAAGCCTCCTATGAAGTAAAAAATTTAATAATTGAAAAAGAAGAAGCTAACCAATCAAAAGATTCAGTTAAACAAAATGAAACAAAAGCACCTCTAAAGAATAATCAACTAAAATCAGGTAATGATGCTACTGTCACATTAAATATTCCTGCTTATGATGGTACTGCTTGGGCAAATGGCGATATCAAAGATGTTAATGTTACAGTAGACTTTAGTAATAGTACATCTACTAGTAAAGAGGTGGAATTCACACTGCCAGACGGTATGAGATTTGTATCAATTCCCGTTCCCAGCAGTTTTCAAGTACCAACAGGTGTGGACTCTGGGGTGATAAATCGTTTAAGTGCGGGGGACCCGATTGGTACTGCAATAACATCCGTTACTATTCCAAACAAAGAAACAACCTACGATAAAGCTACTTTCGGGACAGTTAATTATAAACTTACTCCAGGAACTGAAAAAGTAAGTTTTAACTTTTCTGTTCGTGTAGATGCTAATAAATACTATGGTGCAACTGATCTAAAAGCCCCTATTAAAGTAGAAGCTTTTGTGGGAGATAATAAAATGGCGATTGCTTCAGAAGAAAAAGCAATTCGTGCAGAAGGAAATAAAGTGGTTGGTTATGCTAATCAAACACATGTAAGTACTATGTTCAGAAATTGGTATAAATCTTTTAGAACACCTGATGTATTAGCGAGTACAGATGATGAAGATTCTTATGCATATACAAAAAGTTACTCTGTTGTAAATGGAATGAATCAAGTAGATGAAAGAGGAACTAATATCTTTTCACCTAAGAATGTCTCGACTACCCTTTATTATCCAGAAGGTATGGAATATGTCGGGGTAGTAAATGAAAAATATGCACTTTTAAATGAGAATGCTAATACTACGATTACTCATTATCCGGAAGAGAATAAAGTGGTGTTCGATTTTAAACAACAGAACTTTAAAGGAGTAACAGATACGGTATATGCGATAAAATATAAAATACCAAAAGGAACGCCAGCAGGAACATATACCGCTCCTAAAGTGCCACATGCAGTCATCACGACATATGACGATAAAGTATTTGAATCTGATGCATTAACAAACAATTCTACAGATTTAACAACTAAGGCAACGTTAGATGCTTGCCGAGTTGTAGATTCGACCGAAAATAAAATGGCACTAATCGTGGGAAACAAAAATATTAATCCAGATAATGAAACTTGGGCAGGGAATGTTCGAATTAATAATAAAGATACTGCCGGGACAAAAACTAATCAAGTCTTCCAAATTGAATTTGATTCAAACTGGGAAGCTTCAATTGTTAACATCCCATTTGATGGGAATAGAAAAGATAATGATATCACTAATATTCAATACAAAACTAATTTTGATGATACTTATCAAACATACAATGGGAATCTTCCTAAGAATAGTATGAAAAATATTGCTATCTTAGAAGCTGATGCAGTCGGACTTCAACCAGGAGAATACTTTACTGAGGTGAAAGCGAATGTAGGCGATTTTTCTACAGGATATACAAGCTACTCAGAATCTGGTGGTTTTGGTGAGGAATCAACAAACTCCTATGGTATTGTTAAACCAGGCATTTCTTCTGTTCAATTTAAAGTATCCATTTGGGATGAGGCAGATGAAGTAAATACGAAAGTCTCGGGTACTTCTGTTTATAGTGTTGCCGATAATATTACGACAGCGGCGAACGGAACAGCTAATTTTTATAATGAACAAGGACAAGTAATCAAAACTGCTGGAGCTGGAGATAAATTTACTACAAAAGCTACATTGGTATTATTTAACTATCCATACGGGACACGTACAGTCCTTAATGATCCTGAAGTGTATCTTCGTCAATTGGATGGTACTAAAATTCTTCCGTCTTCTATTAAGTTAACGGATCAAGATGGAGAAGAGATTGAGTTCTCTATTAAAATAGAAACCGCCAAGAATGGAGAGAAAGTGTATGTTTTAAAAACAAAAGATGCAACAGTTGGTAGGTATGTTGGTTATCCTTCTAAACATAAATTTTTAAATATAAGTTATGATACTACGATTGATGTAACATTAGATAAAAGTCTTCATACTGACATCCAACAACTTCTTGCTTGGGGAGGCCCAAATGTAAAAGTTGCTACAGCTGCGAATACTTTCATGGATACAGGTCTTGATGTCAATCAAAATGGAATAGAAAATGAACGTCTGCTTTCTGCGAATAGCAGTACTTTAAGTGTTCCAAAGCAAGATGCAGTCACAGTAGAAACATTCTTAAATTTGGCTGGAGAAGGAGCAAAAGCATCTTATGTAGAAGGTGACGATAGTACAGTTTCCTATTTTACACCAGGAACGGAAGCGGATTATACAGTCCGTGTTACAAATACATCTACTGGTATAGCAAGTGCTTTTGAACTCTATATTCCAATTCCAAAGACCGGACAAAATTTTGGTTCTAAATTCCAAACGGAGACATTTAAGTGGGATATGAAACTAAATGATGCTGTGCAATTAACAGATGAACAAAAAGCACAATTTGATATTAGTTATGCAACAGAAGCAAATAAAAATAACTATGAATCAGAAAGTGTCTATAGCGCTGTTCCCTCTGATTATGGGAAAGTCAACATGGTTCGTATCAAAGTGAAGACAAAGATTGATCCCGGTGAAACACAAACAATCAAAGTTCCACTAAAAGTAGATGAAACTTTTAATTCTGCTACAGAGGGAAATAAAATAAGTGAACGCGATGTATATAACCCTTACTATCGTGTAACTACGAATGCTTATTCTGGAACATTACCAGGAACTAAAGTTGGAGCAGAATTAATTATTTTAGAAGCAAGCGGTTTTCTTTTCCAAGATAAAGATGCAAATGGTTTGTATGAAAAAGCTCAAGGAGATACAGCACTCGCAAACGAAACTGTTGAACTTTATAAATGGAATGAAAATACCTCTAACTATGAGCCGTTCTTGAAAAATGGTGAGCCAGTCAGCGTTAAAACTAATGCTGATGGAAAATACACCTTTAATTACAATTTGAATTTATCTTACGGGAAATATGCAGTGAAGTTTCCAGAAAGAGCTGGAAATCAGTTTACTTTGAAACAAGTGGGGCAAGATAATACGATAAATAGTACTGTATCCAATAAGGGTACAGACAAAGGTTGGGTAAAAGAAATTGATCCAGCTCAACCGGTATCACAAAACATTAATGCTGGTTACATGGAATACGCGCCGGATAATGATCTTAAAGTTAATCTTAGCGCCAAAATCGTACAAGCTGGTAAAAGTTTAAAAGTAACATTGCCGAAAGTAAGAGCAACTAGTGGAGAAGCGGTAGAAGATACGATTGAACCGTCGTTCTTTCACAATATTCAAGCGATTACAGATGGTTACAAATGGACTAGCAATGATACGACTTTAGCAACTACACAAACTGCTAATGATGGTTCTGGAATAATTGTTGGTATTTCTGCCGGAAACAAAGCAATCGCAACAACTGATATTGGTATTACAATCAAAGATATTTTTGATACAGAGAAAAAATCTACTGCACCTGTATATATAACTGAGCCAAGTGCTACGATAGACCAAAAAGAGGGACTTATCCTTGGCGCAATGAATTTTAGTTTAGAATACAAAGATTCAAATAAGCTAACTGAAACGGAAGCAATTACTTTAGCAAAAACAGCTAGTTTTGAAGAAGTGAAGACAGGTGTACTTTCTACTGCACAAGATTGTACTAGTTCCGTAAAAGTGGATGCCAAGCAATTAAAAGCTATCCAAGAAGGCTCTAACCAAGGTGGAACTTACCCGTTGACCTATCAAGTTGCTAAAAATGGGAAAACAGCGGAAGTAGTTATTCAAGTGAAAGTTGAAAAAGATTTAACAACTGTCAATGTACATGATTCTATTTTGTATTTGGGTGATACATGGACGGCAACTGATAACTTTGATAGTGCGCTAAACAAAGTAGGTGAAACAGTTCCATTTGGAGACATCCAAGTAGAAGGATCTGTTGATACTAATACAGCAGGAATCTATTCAGTCACATATACGTACAAAGGAGTGTCTAAAAAAGCTAAAATTGAAGTTAAAGAAAATTTGACAGAAATTAATGCACACGACTCGACAATTTATACTGGCGACACTTGGCGAGCAGGTGATAATTTTGACAGTGGACTTGATAAAGATGGCAATGCCTTGAGTCTAAAAGATTTGACGGTTATTGGAACAGTAAACACAAACCTAGCAGGCGTATATACGATTACGTATAAGTATGAAGATACTGTAAGTTCAATTACTGTTACTGTAAAAGAAAATAAAAAAGGAATTAATGGGCATGACTCGTCAATCTATGTAGGAGAAGCATGGACAGCGGCGGATAATTTTGATAATGCAGTTGATAAAGACGGGAAGCCAGTTTCTTTTGCTGATATAAAAGTGAAAGAAGAGCCTAAAGTAGATGTCAACAAAGCAGGCAGATATCAAATCACCTATAATTATGATGGTGCCTCGACTACTGTTACTTTAACTGTGAAAGAAATCAAAACAGCTATTAATGCACATGATTCTATTCTGTATATTGATGATAATTGGTCAGCAAAAGATAATTTTGATAGCGCTAGGGATAAGGATGGAAATATAGTATCCTTTAATGACGTACAAGTCTTGGGAACTGTTGATACAAGTCAAGCAGGAACATACCCGATCACATATGTTTATGCTGGAATTACCAAAACCATTCAAGTAATTGTTAAACATCCCAAAACAGCTGTGCGAGCCCATGATTCAGTGATTTATGTTGGAGATAATTGGAAAGCTCAAGATAATTGGGACAATACGCTCGATAAAGCTGGTCAAAAAGTGAAATGGAAAGATATTACTGTCAAAGAAAATCCTGCCGTGGATGTAACAAAGCCAGGCGTCTATGAAGTTACCTACAGTTATGACGGTATTTCTGCCACGATTAATGTAACCGTGAAACCAAGAAAAACGACTGTAAAAATTCATGATAGTAGTTTTTATGCTGGAAATAGTTGGAATGCGAAAGATAATTTTGACTATGCAACGAATAAAGCAGGTGAAAAAGTAGCATTCAAAGATATTACTGTCGCAGGTAAAGTTGATAGCAAAACACCGGGAACATATGAAATTAGCTATGTATACGATGGTGTGAAAGCTGTTGCTAAGGTCACTGTTTTGAAAAACCATTCTATTTTGATGGTGAAAGATCGTGTCATAAAAGTAGGCGAGAAATGGAACGCGAAAGATAGCTTTATTCAAGCAACTAGACGTGATGGAAAAAATATTCCATTTTCACAAGTAAAAGTGCAAGGAAAAGTAAATCTGAACAAAGCAGGCAAATACCAAGTTATATATTCAGTAGATCCAAATGAAGGAACTGAAGACGCAGGGAAACAAATGTTGTCAGTAACTGCTACTATTCAGGTTGAAAATAGAGGAGATGCGGGGTTACAAGATAATGAACCACGAAGCGTAAAAGATAACAATCAACGCGCTGCTAACTCCAACGATATCAAACTCATTCCTAAAACAGGAGATCAAACAAATCAGTGGGTTTTATGGGCTGGCCTTTGTTTGACTGGTTTAGCAATGCTTCTATGGGGATTTGCTCTAAGGAGACGAAAAGTGAAATAA
- a CDS encoding ECF transporter S component, translated as MKNYSMKVFVSVAVLGTLAFILMMLQFPLLPSAPFLKLDFSDIPALIGGLLFGPLAVILVELIKNVLLYIVSGSPVGVPIGEISNFINGIVYVLPIYYLFHWFRSTKGMVFSTAIGTLVMTVVMSIFNYFILLPFYIKLGGLPADTDVAWLVTYAIIPFSLLKGVIVSAVFLLLYSRLKKWIAKNQTVKERRKFEKKQQEVSH; from the coding sequence ATGAAGAATTATTCAATGAAGGTTTTTGTAAGTGTGGCGGTTCTTGGTACTTTAGCATTTATTTTAATGATGCTACAATTTCCGCTACTACCGAGTGCACCATTTTTAAAGCTTGACTTTAGTGATATTCCAGCTTTGATTGGTGGCTTATTATTCGGACCACTCGCAGTGATTTTAGTAGAACTAATCAAAAATGTGCTACTTTATATTGTGTCAGGTAGTCCAGTTGGAGTTCCGATTGGAGAAATATCCAATTTTATTAATGGTATTGTTTATGTATTACCGATTTATTATTTATTTCACTGGTTTCGTTCAACAAAAGGAATGGTGTTTTCAACAGCAATTGGAACGTTAGTAATGACAGTCGTCATGTCGATATTTAATTATTTCATTTTATTACCATTTTACATTAAACTTGGTGGACTTCCGGCGGATACAGATGTTGCTTGGTTAGTCACATATGCGATTATACCATTCAGTTTATTAAAAGGAGTCATTGTTAGTGCTGTATTCTTGTTACTATACTCTAGACTAAAAAAATGGATTGCTAAAAACCAAACTGTAAAAGAACGGCGCAAATTTGAAAAAAAGCAACAAGAAGTTAGCCATTAA